Proteins from a single region of Flaviflexus salsibiostraticola:
- a CDS encoding MT-A70 family methyltransferase translates to MNINKEPVAGPDNAGRDFAHKRYATVVMDPPWGHQQKGRLGAQRHYDLMTTERIAGLPIPDLLEENAHVWIWCFVASRMDAQRIAEEHWEMTFRSELIWDKRKTGLGNFLRNSHEHLLLFTRGKAPVLYRGQRTVADWPVQDHSHKPEEAMAMIQRVSPGPFLELFSRRRFPGFDHWGNEVPGGSDVHIPGYPVPEYSARAYDPTAGDPLWPDGVIRGGGVFRHVLQIEEGKS, encoded by the coding sequence ATGAACATCAACAAGGAGCCTGTGGCCGGGCCGGATAATGCGGGCCGGGACTTCGCTCATAAGCGGTACGCCACGGTGGTGATGGATCCGCCGTGGGGTCACCAGCAGAAGGGGCGACTCGGCGCGCAACGCCACTACGACCTCATGACAACGGAGCGCATCGCGGGCCTCCCGATCCCCGATCTGCTCGAAGAGAATGCCCACGTCTGGATCTGGTGCTTCGTCGCCTCCCGCATGGATGCCCAGCGCATCGCCGAGGAGCACTGGGAGATGACCTTCCGATCGGAGCTCATCTGGGATAAACGCAAGACCGGACTCGGGAATTTTCTCCGCAACAGCCACGAGCATCTGCTGCTGTTCACCCGAGGCAAGGCGCCGGTGCTCTATCGGGGGCAGCGCACCGTGGCGGACTGGCCGGTACAAGATCACAGCCACAAGCCGGAAGAGGCCATGGCGATGATCCAGCGCGTCAGCCCCGGCCCGTTCCTCGAGTTGTTCAGCAGGCGTCGGTTCCCCGGCTTCGACCACTGGGGCAACGAGGTTCCCGGTGGCTCCGACGTCCACATCCCCGGCTACCCGGTGCCGGAGTACTCGGCACGCGCCTACGACCCGACAGCCGGTGATCCGCTCTGGCCTGACGGCGTCATCCGGGGCGGCGGGGTCTTCCGTCACGTCCTCCAGATCGAGGAGGGGAAGTCGTGA